The DNA region CGGCTCGCTCAGCCACCAGCGAACActcgacaagctcaaggaggagctACAAGAACTACAGGAGAACCAGGAGAACGTGAGCCCTGGCGGCGCCAATCACGGGCCAAAGACGTTCTCGTACTCGGACCGCAACCGCAAGCGCGTCTCATGGGCCAGCTCGCTGGAATGGTAGCATAGGTCTATGATTTGCTCGGTTTATGGATTGGCGTGTATGGGGTCGTGGGAGCAGCCTCTGGACgctccagctggtgaaTATCGAAGAATTTCGTCAAGCAGCTTCCGCCAGACCATGCAAAATCGTCGGTCGCAAAACAAATACACTCGTTCTGCTCCTGAAGCCAGTTTGGCCCGTCGCATTGCAGATTTGGCGCATGATAATACCCGGTGCCCGCAAAGTACTGCAGCTTGGTGTATGGAAGCAGCATAGACACCGCGATCGTGTGCAGCGGCGCATCCCCCCACCGTTCGTAAAAAATCCCGCCCTTGCGGTCCATATAGTCGAAAAAATGCGTATACGTCTCGCTGCGGAAAAAGTCCAGGTCGCCGATTTCAAAGTTGGACCAAAAATGGCACATGTTGAAGCTCTGACCCTCGTCGTCCGTCAGAAACGCCATGTTGTTGTTCGCAGCCACACGATCCGGGTACTGGCGCATGTACTCCTGTGTGGCATTCCACAGCGTAGCCACCGTGGTGTGCAACTCCAGCGGCGTGAGCGTGAACCCGTACACTTTTTCCTGTGTGCGCATCACCTCAAATGGGTCGTATGCGATGTTGCAGCGAAATTCGACATTCGGCTCGACTCGCCAGTAATATCGGAACGGCTTGAgcacgtccagcttgtAGAATAATCCCGAGAAAAAGCGGCACATGTGGCGATACGACTCGTTATCGCCGTACTTGACGCCCTTACGTCGCATCTGACGCCGTACCTCGGCCGCTTGTGCTTGGTCGATCCATTCTGGATAATCCCAGTACGCTGGTGGAATGAGGCTGAACTCGACCGTTCCTGAGCACATCGCCGCGACAGCTgtcttgaactcgtcggTGAACGGCTCATTGTTGGCAAAAATCCAGTGGTAGTGGTATTTGTTATTGAACCGCTGTTCTACGCTTTTGATGCTCTGCAACATGCCGGGGAGCTCAGAGTTGCGCACGAGACTGAAAAACGTGGCGTTTTCGCGCGCAACGGGCTCCACAGCCGTCGGCGACGTGTATTTGGCAAAAAATTGATCCTGAAACACATATGCCAGGGCCAATATTATGCTAAGGATGGCGATCGGCCTGGTGAATTTAGCCATATGGCAATCTATTATTATGACAATGTTgaaatttattttattttatttttcagtgcTTCACACAGTTCTCGGCTGTGCAGTTTACAGCAGCGTCCACTATACAGCCGATCTGGCCGTTCGGAGCCGGCACAGCAGAGCCGTACGAGCGGTGCTCGTGGCTCAGTAGTCCCGCGGTCTCGGAGTCGGCAAGGTTGTGCAGGTCTGCCTCGGAAGAGAACCGTTTAggcagcttgttgatcttggCATAGTACTGCGAGAATTCCGGCTGGATCGTGGCGCTGTGGATACCGTAGGCATGCAGACATCGCTTGATGGTGGCTGCCACGTCCAAGAACTCCTCCGGCGAAACGCTGAGGTCGACGTGGAGCGAACAAATAAGCAATCTCTCGGTCAGGTTCCAGATGTGGAAGTCGTGGACGGAAATCACGCCGTGGACCTTTAAGATATCGTCCATGACGAGCTCAGAGTCAATTGACAGCGGAGTGCCCTGCAACAGGATTCTAGACGACGATTTACACAGTGGTAGCGCAGAGGAGAAGATGATGCATGTGATGACCAGGGAAATGAGCGGATCAGCGTAAAATCTCCATGAATAGTCCGTGAGCCAGATGAATAAGGCGGTGGCCATGACGCCAATATTTCCAAGAGCATCCCCCATAACGTGCAAAAACACGCCCTGCATGTTGAGCgattttgaggttttcttggagttcttATTGGTCACATGGTTGTGTGTCTTGTGGCCGTCTGGGCTGTCGTATTCCCAGTTGTTGACCACGACCTGCGGAAGCATATGCTCAATGTCGGAGTCTTCCGCTTGTTCCTCATCGTGGTGCGAGTGTGCGTGTCCGCCGACGTCTCCGTGAGAGTGTCCGTGCTCGTGGAACAAGAAGAGCCCGACGATGTTGGAGACAAGTCCGCAGGCACCGACTATTAGTATAAGCTTCGCATTGGTGATGTCCTGTGGTGCAATAAACCTCTGGATGGCCTCGATGAAGATGGTGAAGCACAAAGCAAGCAAGAACACGGCGTTGATGAGTGCGCCCAGGATTTCTGCACGTTGCCAGCCGTACGTGAACTTGGCGTCAGCCTCCTTGGTCTTGGCAACATTAACGGCCCAAAGCgccaccagcagcgagaTGATATCATTCAGCATATGGAAAGAATCTGCAATCAGGGCCAGCGAATTGACAGCGTATCCGACGATGATTTCCAAAAGGAAGAAGATGGTGTCGATCCCCAGCAGAGTGAGGATCTTGATTTCTTTCTTGGAATACATGGCTTtgagagagaaaaataagGGCTCTATTTCAATCCCGTTAGCCTAATTCTTGTTATTGTTGGATAATTgaaaaaaagcaaaaaaaacaaCAATTTAAAGTCCACCACAGTACTATTTTTGTGTAATAATAAAAAGCACGTATATTTAAATATCCTAAACCATCCCTAATAAATCCCAAATAAATCCCAAATATAtatacaaaaaaataaatcacagatcaaaaacctcaacGGTAACGTCGCTGTTGTCCGTGGCTGTCAGCACACACCAGGCTGCACCGTCGCTCACGTTGTCGCTGCCGCTGACCTTGTTCAGGCCGTACTTCTGCGGGTTGATCTCGCAGGTGTTACCGTTGCACTTGTCGCCGTTGTTGCAAGACAAACGAACACCAAACGATggcttctcgttcttgaacgGCGACGAGTCCTCAAAGTAAACAGGATTCCAGCCGATCTTGACAAACGTGTTTCCGCTGTCGTCCATGTTGAAGCCGGCA from Ogataea parapolymorpha DL-1 chromosome V, whole genome shotgun sequence includes:
- a CDS encoding Alpha-1,2 mannosyltransferase KTR1, with protein sequence MAKFTRPIAILSIILALAYVFQDQFFAKYTSPTAVEPVARENATFFSLVRNSELPGMLQSIKSVEQRFNNKYHYHWIFANNEPFTDEFKTAVAAMCSGTVEFSLIPPAYWDYPEWIDQAQAAEVRRQMRRKGVKYGDNESYRHMCRFFSGLFYKLDVLKPFRYYWRVEPNVEFRCNIAYDPFEVMRTQEKVYGFTLTPLELHTTVATLWNATQEYMRQYPDRVAANNNMAFLTDDEGQSFNMCHFWSNFEIGDLDFFRSETYTHFFDYMDRKGGIFYERWGDAPLHTIAVSMLLPYTKLQYFAGTGYYHAPNLQCDGPNWLQEQNECICFATDDFAWSGGSCLTKFFDIHQLERPEAAPTTPYTPIHKPSKS
- a CDS encoding Zinc/cadmium resistance protein yields the protein MYSKKEIKILTLLGIDTIFFLLEIIVGYAVNSLALIADSFHMLNDIISLLVALWAVNVAKTKEADAKFTYGWQRAEILGALINAVFLLALCFTIFIEAIQRFIAPQDITNAKLILIVGACGLVSNIVGLFLFHEHGHSHGDVGGHAHSHHDEEQAEDSDIEHMLPQVVVNNWEYDSPDGHKTHNHVTNKNSKKTSKSLNMQGVFLHVMGDALGNIGVMATALFIWLTDYSWRFYADPLISLVITCIIFSSALPLCKSSSRILLQGTPLSIDSELVMDDILKVHGVISVHDFHIWNLTERLLICSLHVDLSVSPEEFLDVAATIKRCLHAYGIHSATIQPEFSQYYAKINKLPKRFSSEADLHNLADSETAGLLSHEHRSYGSAVPAPNGQIGCIVDAAVNCTAENCVKH